From Deltaproteobacteria bacterium:
CTTTTGTCCTCGGATATGCGGAGTTTACGAGTATGTCCACCCGCCCGGTTTTTCTCACCGCCTCCCTCAACCCCGCCCTTACAGAGGCCTCGGACCCGATATCGAGCCTCACAAAACCGCACCCCAAGGACTCGCTCAAGCCCCTGCCCCTTTGGCCGTCTAAGTCCGCCGCGACGACGGAAGCGCCTGCTTTCAAAAGCGCGGCGATCGCGGCCCTTCCTATGAGGCCGCACCCTCCGGTCACGAGCGCGGTCTTGCCTTCGCACGAGAAGATGCCCTTTTCAGTTCTCAACGTTTTCCATCCTCTTAAGGCTCATCCTGTACTCGTCCCACTTGCCTATGTCGAACCAGTTCCCCCAGCTCGGGAAGACGCTTACCTTTTCCGGATACCTCTTTTTGGCAAGTGTTATGAGGTAGTCCATGTCCGCGTGCCTCCCCCTTTCGAGGAAGTCGAGCACCTCGGGCTCGAGCACATATGTGCCGGTGTTTATGAAGAAATCGAGCTTGGGCTTCTCCCTTATGTCCACGAACGAGCCGTTGGCCATGTTCAGCACGCCGTAAGGTATGGATACCTCCCTGTGCGAACCGATTATCGTAAGCATGTTACCCTTCTCCCCATGCCACCTGAGTATCTCCCGGTAATCGGTCTCGAGGATGGTGTCGCAGTTCGTGAGTATGAAGGTGCTCTTGAGCCTGTCCTTCAAGAGGCTTACACCTCCAGCGGTGCCGCAAAACCCGTCTTCCTCCACGAACTCGACCGAGTATTGCCGTCTGTTCTCCCCGAAATAGAGCTTTATGACCTCTTTTTTATAATTGAGGACGAGTATGAACTCGTGGAAGCCCCATTCGTGGAGGCCGTCCATTATGTGTTCGATGATGGGCTTGCTGCCGTAGGGGATGAGTGGTTTGGGGAGTATCTTCGTGAAGGGGTCGAGCCTCGTGCCCATGCCCCCGGCCATTATGACGACAGGGTGCCTGAGCATCTCCTGCGGCGGCTTGCCGTTCCCATTGAGGCAGTCGATCCAGGAGATTATGTCAACGAGCTCCCTGTTCCGGTTGAGGACCGGCACGTATTCGATGAGGTGCTTTTTCATGAGCGCCTTCGCCTTTTTCTTAAGGTCCACGACGCTCCGGCTTAAGCAGATGAAGTCCGGCCTCATCACCTTCCTAACCGCGGACGAGAGGTCGAGGCCGTTGATTATGCCCCTCCTTATGTCTCCGTCCGTGACTACCCCTATGAGGCTCCCCAGCTCATCCGTAACGAAAAGTATTTTCTCGCCCGCGTCGTTGATGCTCTGCATGGCGCTCTT
This genomic window contains:
- a CDS encoding NTP transferase domain-containing protein, producing MDAQKVKSLTIGPEATIKSAMQSINDAGEKILFVTDELGSLIGVVTDGDIRRGIINGLDLSSAVRKVMRPDFICLSRSVVDLKKKAKALMKKHLIEYVPVLNRNRELVDIISWIDCLNGNGKPPQEMLRHPVVIMAGGMGTRLDPFTKILPKPLIPYGSKPIIEHIMDGLHEWGFHEFILVLNYKKEVIKLYFGENRRQYSVEFVEEDGFCGTAGGVSLLKDRLKSTFILTNCDTILETDYREILRWHGEKGNMLTIIGSHREVSIPYGVLNMANGSFVDIREKPKLDFFINTGTYVLEPEVLDFLERGRHADMDYLITLAKKRYPEKVSVFPSWGNWFDIGKWDEYRMSLKRMENVEN